From Silene latifolia isolate original U9 population unplaced genomic scaffold, ASM4854445v1 scaffold_75, whole genome shotgun sequence, one genomic window encodes:
- the LOC141640256 gene encoding L-ascorbate oxidase homolog, producing MVTENISFIHCIVGLVTILSVSFAKADNPYRFFTWTVTYGTISPLGVPQQGILINGQFPGPTLDCVTNDNIVLNVINNLDDPFLLTWNGIKQRKNSWQDGVLGTNCPIPPNSNYTYNFQTKDQIGSYTYFPSTSMHRLAGGFGALNVYSRPRIPVPYADPAADFSLLIGDWYKTSHMTLQQTLDAGKALPFPDGLLINGQTRTSFTADQGKTYKFRVSNVGLSTTFNFRIQGHKLKVVEIEGSNVLQNVYDSVDVHVGQSLSILVTLDQAPKDYYIVATTRFSQIVHTATAVLHYSNSRMQVSGPLPVPPSGQYHWSMQQARTFRWNLTSNAARPNPQGSYHYGLIPIAKTFVLANSAPLINGKQRFAINRVSYIHPSTPLKLADYFNITGVFSVDSIQSNPSDGAAYLGTSVLGASLHNFIEVVFQNDEKTLQSWHLDGYDFWVVGFGSGKWIPKRRKNYNLKDALTRHTTQVYPKSWTAILVSLDNQGMWNLRSAMWGRQYLGQQLYLRVWNSEKSLSNEYDPPTDMLLCGKAIGLHT from the exons ATGGTAACGGAGAATATAAGTTTTATACATTGCATTGTTGGGCTTGTCACAATATTGAGCGTTTCGTTCGCCAAAGCAGACAACCCTTACAGATTTTTCACTTGGACCGTCACTTACGGCACTATTTCTCCTCTTGGTGTTCCCCAACAG GGAATATTAATCAATGGACAATTTCCTGGTCCTACACTCGACTGTGTTACAAATGACAACATTGtgctcaatgtcatcaataacttGGATGACCCCTTCCTTCTCACTTG GAATGGAATTAAGCAAAGGAAAAATTCATGGCAAGATGGAGTGTTGGGGACTAATTGCCCAATCCCTCCAAATTCAAACTACACATACAACTTCCAGACAAAAGATCAGATTGGCTCCTACACATACTTCCCTTCAACCTCGATGCACCGACTAGCTGGTGGCTTTGGAGCCCTTAATGTCTACTCAAGGCCTAGGATCCCCGTTCCTTATGCTGACCCTGCTGCTGACTTCTCTCTGCTTATTGGTGATTGGTACAAGACTAGCCATATG ACCTTACAGCAAACTCTGGACGCAGGGAAGGCTCTTCCATTCCCTGATGGCTTGCTTATAAATGGCCAGACTCGCACCTCGTTCACTGCTGACCAAG GTAAAACATACAAGTTCAGGGTTTCAAATGTTGGGTTGTCCACTACATTTAATTTCAGGATCCAGGGTCACAAGTTGAAGGTGGTTGAAATAGAAGGGTCTAATGTTCTTCAGAACGTATATGATTCAGTCGATGTGCATGTGGGTCAGTCTCTTTCTATCCTTGTGACCTTAGACCAAGCTCCTAAGGACTACTACATTGTCGCTACTACAAGGTTCTCTCAAATAGTTCACACCGCAACTGCAGTACTCCACTACTCCAACTCTCGTATGCAGGTCTCTGGACCTTTGCCTGTTCCCCCTTCTGGCCAATATCATTGGTCTATGCAGCAAGCCAGAACCTTCAG GTGGAATCTAACATCAAATGCAGCCAGGCCTAACCCTCAGGGATCCTACCACTATGGCCTTATCCCAATTGCAAAGACCTTTGTGTTAGCCAACTCGGCACCTTTAATCAATGGGAAGCAACGTTTTGCAATCAACCGTGTGTCCTATATCCACCCTAGCACCCCTCTGAAGCTAGCTGATTACTTCAACATTACAGGAGTTTTCAGTGTGGATTCCATCCAAAGCAACCCTTCAGATGGGGCAGCGTACCTTGGCACGTCTGTTTTGGGTGCTTCTCTCCATAATTTCATCGAGGTTGTGTTCCAAAATGATGAGAAGACATTGCAGTCTTGGCATCTTGATGGTTACGATTTCTGGGTTGTTGG TTTCGGTTCTGGTAAATGGATACCAAAGAGGCGGAAGAATTACAATCTGAAAGATGCTCTTACCAGACACACTACTCAG GTTTACCCAAAGTCGTGGACCGCAATATTAGTGTCCTTAGATAACCAAGGAATGTGGAACTTGAGGTCGGCGATGTGGGGCCGCCAGTATCTCGGACAACAGCTGTATCTCAGGGTGTGGAACTCCGAAAAGAGCCTTTCTAATGAATATGACCCTCCTACTGATATGCTCCTCTGTGGAAAAGCTATCGGATTACATACATAA
- the LOC141640272 gene encoding uncharacterized protein LOC141640272 — MLLGGPNAVVLTSLFSMKGLAWNCRGLKDPLSPAIPKIRAICRSLHNNLDFVFLSETKCDVRSVDVLLRPMGFLQSAGCDADGLKGGLWVGWKSSCKLECVFISCNLIILLVNQCKGSMWYLCCVYGEPDHTKRGAVWDNFTIHLNCLDKPFLLIGDFNQVEFSSDKLGGSDKLIRGANLFSYWKNLHCLMDIPFKGPKFTWCNNRENPHRIYERLDKGFASNDWLSLFPNTFIKHLPIQISDHAPIILDTNMVLNTKKKVYRLESWCFDHAECSGLVKESWGRKDKGDASHILLAKLRRINNAFRVWDCNKKDEWGLKWSAFDQDLESYLLDIESGGDTVNYESCHKKLMEFSLAAGTYWRQRTKLKWNCEGDTCTKYFFNWVKGRSGANLILGIKKESNEWTFDMKEIGGLFHKHFSTIFNSDSEPECFEDFLNKNGYLFDNLKR; from the coding sequence ATGTTGTTGGGTGGCCCGAATGCGGTGGTCTTAACCTCACTTTTCTCCATGAAAGGTTTGGCTTGGAATTGTAGGGGCCTTAAGGATCCGCTTTCCCCTGCTATTCCGAAAATTAGAGCAATATGTAGGTCTCTTCATAATAATTTAGATTTCGTCTTCCTTTCTGAAACTAAGTGTGATGTACGATCCGTTGATGTTCTTCTGCGACCTATGGGTTTCCTTCAGTCTGCTGGGTGTGATGCAGACGGCTTAAAGGGGGGGCTCTGGGTTGGCTGGAAAAGTAGTTGTAAATTAGAATGTGTCTTTATCAGTTGCAATCTTATTATCCTCTTGGTTAATCAGTGTAAGGGTAGCATGTGGTATTTGTGCTGTGTTTATGGTGAACCTGATCATACTAAGAGGGGTGCTGTATGGGATAATTTTACCATTCATCTAAATTGCCTGGACAAACCCTTCTTGcttataggtgatttcaaccaagtTGAGTTCTCCTCGGATAAGTTAGGAGGCAGTGATAAATTGATTAGAGGCGCAAATTTATTCTCATACTGGAAGAATTTACATTGTTTGATGGATATCCCTTTTAAGGGACCTAAATTCACTTGGTGCAATAACAGGGAGAATCCACATCGTATTTATGAAAGACTTGATAAGGGTTTTGCTTCCAATGATTGGCTTTCTCTTTTCCCAAATACCTTTATCAAACACTTACCTATTCAAATATCGGATCACGCGCCTATAATCCTTGACACAAATATGGTTCTCAATACCAAGAAGAAAGTTTATAGGCTAGAGTCTTGGTGCTTTGATCATGCCGAATGCAGTGGTCTGGTTAAAGAAAGCTGGGGAAGAAAAGATAAGGGTGATGCTTCTCATATTCTCTTGGCAAAATTACGTCGTATAAATAACGCTTTCAGAGTTTGGGATTGTAACAAAAAAGACGAATGGGGACTAAAGTGGAGTGCTTTTGATCAGGATCTTGAGTCATATCTTTTGGATATTGAGAGTGGTGGTGACACTGTTAATTACGAATCATGTCACAAAAAGCTTATGGAATTCTCTCTTGCTGCTGGCACTTATTGGCGCCAACGTACCAAATTGAAATGGAATTGTGAGGGTGACACGTGCACTAAGTACTTTTTCAATTGGGTTAAAGGACGATCTGGTGCTAATCTTATCTTGGGTATTAAGAAGGAGTCTAATGAATGGACTTTTGATATGAAGGAGATTGGTGGTTTGTTTCATAAACACTTTTCTACTATCTTTAATTCCGATTCTGAGCCGGAGTGTTTTGAAGATTTCTTGAATAAGAACGGTTATTTATTTGATAATCTTAAGCGCTAA